A single window of Flavobacterium aestivum DNA harbors:
- a CDS encoding PH domain-containing protein has translation MGLFNAIMGNASEVNIENLSKEFEPLMIDGERIEKGYKVIKDMFVFTNKRLILVEKQLVGSKVDYLSIPYSSIKKFSKESAGILDMDAELKIWLAGEDTPIAKQFGKGGNNINEVYQILSQHILK, from the coding sequence ATGGGACTATTTAATGCCATTATGGGCAATGCATCGGAAGTAAATATCGAAAATCTTTCGAAAGAATTTGAACCTTTAATGATAGATGGCGAAAGAATTGAAAAAGGATACAAAGTAATCAAGGATATGTTTGTTTTCACAAATAAAAGACTGATTTTGGTCGAAAAACAATTGGTAGGAAGTAAAGTTGATTATCTTTCGATTCCATACTCATCTATAAAAAAATTCTCTAAAGAAAGCGCCGGAATCCTGGACATGGATGCCGAGTTGAAGATTTGGTTAGCTGGTGAAGACACTCCTATTGCGAAACAATTTGGTAAAGGAGGCAACAATATCAATGAAGTATACCAAATATTGAGTCAACATATATTGAAATAA
- a CDS encoding DUF6531 domain-containing protein, with protein MLLTDNHLTIVVGIDIHFTTLPPFNPFHPYIGIVIDPFDYIPFLGTNVHVNGFKRGNSDTSGIIIPLVHIPLFTPPWLMTPIIGHESMNFFASKTVYSDGTRMSPKGHMLMTCNDIGLPLSLSVGKVKVGKKMLPFAPTLFAPTSFSLPIPTGKPVKIGGPYPPDWGGMLTGLLASIGFSTLLKKLRGLAKKFKLKGSKSPKGLKEPLRKCAHDPVNLINGAVIYEGSDFDITSPISLNWKRSWYSDSDYVGWLGHGVHCNYDRAVELYPEEDALGLRMEDGRLVAFPALIQEEEFYLREEKTTLKRTPNGYQAYDHDSRLFYDFTLFDGKKYQLTQIANHDGLAIVFEFTGYSLSKIIDVSGREIKVSTKYGFIQKLELIAPEQDELLVAYEYDEDYNMVAILDALKNPTVIEFENHLMVKKTDRNGQTFYWEYDAQNRCIHTWGDGGWQEGWIEYHTEEGYNRNTDANGAVTTYYYEPSQLITQIKDPMGNSIFYDYTEFMELYREIDQEGRITGFSYDDMGNKTGTTYPDGTEEMMLYDDENRPSIAIDPEGQKTIYLYNDEKAHQLKTIIAPDKTSTHFTYNKNGLLATVAKNNNQLELVYDQQYNLVEWRENDQKLKSWEYNHRGRVRAVYTPMQMADYFTYDALDRVQQIVERDSNIIEFSYNNYDEVIALKDSKNSIKFSYTPMGSLASREQNGVKVRFDYDKMEQLTSIKNEDNEAYFFDRNKAGHIIKETAFDGIVKKINCNLVGEITRIDHGSGKYTEYEQDALGRITRADYHDGSWETYTYNKNGLLIEATNQNVSIRLERDANGRVVQETQKQALDKDENAIILTSTYNDLGQRINISTTLGANINTHYDKKGQLERIEAQSNELKEQHKTWETSLKRDELGREIERYATGGLHIKTSYNSSGKQKEQEVFANGKRTGSRYYNWDTNQQLRSAVNQLTKSMTYFDYDAFGNLARADYDGKGELYKTPDVVGNLYKTHDRSDRTYGKGGKLLKDEKYYYKYDELGSLIHKSPRDISKPLVFEKPTNMFDKLIGNKEEETRLQQEHEQWQSGDTTYTWLANGMLESVTNPDGKVVSFEYDALGRRTAKIASKEINRYVWDGNVLIHEWKYDLKDRPKLIVDGDDLVYDKSEPVEKLITWVYEGGSFVPSAKIVGDNKYSIINDYIGRPVQAYNETGELVWETDYDIYGGLRNLKGDRSFIPFRQLGQYEDIETKLYYNRFRYYDASSGLYISQDPIGLAGNNPNFYAYVKDSNTRFDVLGLDEIDITIIRQDTDFGTRNHYRLIYNDPKGRQQMTHLTIETVGRNERIVIKSGPNTRISLDDIDTADKRTIKGVSRKSLDNAISRATKEFNGKEYKLNQYDCFRYIESIIRKVNPSISIEGKTNFERFSNLEGCK; from the coding sequence ATGTTACTAACCGATAATCATTTGACCATTGTGGTGGGTATAGATATCCATTTTACGACTTTGCCCCCTTTTAATCCATTTCATCCCTACATAGGTATAGTCATTGACCCTTTTGATTATATTCCGTTTTTAGGTACTAATGTACATGTAAATGGTTTTAAACGCGGGAATTCTGACACCAGCGGGATTATAATTCCATTAGTGCATATTCCATTGTTTACACCGCCATGGCTTATGACACCGATTATCGGGCACGAGAGTATGAACTTTTTTGCTTCGAAAACCGTTTACTCAGATGGTACCCGAATGAGTCCTAAAGGACATATGCTGATGACCTGTAATGATATAGGACTTCCGTTATCGCTATCAGTAGGAAAAGTCAAAGTAGGCAAGAAAATGTTGCCCTTTGCGCCAACATTATTTGCCCCAACCTCATTTTCATTGCCAATTCCTACCGGAAAACCCGTAAAGATAGGTGGGCCTTATCCACCGGATTGGGGAGGAATGCTTACGGGCTTACTGGCCAGTATAGGGTTTAGTACGCTATTAAAAAAGTTAAGAGGCCTTGCTAAAAAGTTTAAATTGAAAGGATCAAAAAGTCCCAAAGGACTTAAAGAGCCACTCCGAAAATGTGCCCATGACCCTGTAAACCTTATAAATGGGGCAGTGATTTATGAAGGCAGTGATTTTGATATTACAAGCCCCATCTCCCTTAACTGGAAACGCAGCTGGTATTCCGATTCTGATTATGTAGGCTGGCTCGGCCATGGCGTACACTGTAATTATGATCGTGCGGTAGAATTATATCCCGAAGAGGATGCTTTGGGACTTCGTATGGAGGACGGTAGACTCGTAGCATTTCCTGCCTTGATACAGGAAGAAGAATTTTACCTGCGTGAGGAAAAAACAACTCTAAAAAGAACTCCAAACGGTTACCAGGCCTACGATCATGACAGCAGACTTTTTTATGATTTTACCCTGTTTGATGGCAAAAAATACCAACTCACACAAATAGCCAATCATGATGGTTTAGCTATCGTTTTTGAATTCACAGGATATAGTTTAAGTAAAATTATTGATGTCTCGGGTAGAGAAATAAAAGTAAGCACCAAGTATGGATTCATCCAAAAACTGGAACTCATAGCCCCAGAACAGGATGAACTATTAGTGGCTTATGAGTACGATGAGGACTACAATATGGTAGCGATTCTTGATGCTTTAAAAAATCCAACAGTCATTGAATTTGAAAACCATTTGATGGTTAAGAAAACCGACCGCAACGGACAAACCTTTTACTGGGAGTATGATGCACAAAACAGGTGTATTCATACTTGGGGAGATGGCGGCTGGCAGGAAGGCTGGATCGAATACCATACTGAAGAAGGTTATAACCGGAATACTGATGCCAACGGAGCGGTAACCACCTATTATTACGAACCAAGCCAGCTTATAACCCAGATAAAAGACCCAATGGGCAACAGCATTTTTTATGATTATACTGAGTTTATGGAACTGTATCGCGAGATCGATCAGGAAGGTCGCATCACTGGATTCAGTTACGACGATATGGGGAATAAAACAGGCACTACCTATCCAGATGGTACCGAAGAAATGATGTTGTATGATGACGAGAATCGTCCATCGATAGCCATAGACCCGGAAGGACAAAAAACAATCTATTTGTATAATGATGAAAAAGCACACCAGCTCAAAACCATAATAGCGCCAGACAAGACCAGTACCCATTTTACCTATAATAAAAACGGGCTATTGGCAACTGTAGCCAAAAACAACAACCAACTCGAATTAGTTTACGACCAGCAGTACAACCTAGTAGAATGGAGAGAAAACGACCAAAAATTAAAATCTTGGGAGTACAACCATAGAGGGCGTGTACGAGCGGTCTATACTCCGATGCAAATGGCGGATTACTTTACCTATGATGCTCTGGACAGAGTGCAACAAATTGTGGAGAGAGACAGTAACATCATAGAGTTTAGTTACAACAATTATGATGAAGTAATAGCTCTAAAGGACAGCAAGAACAGTATCAAGTTTAGTTATACTCCAATGGGAAGTCTTGCCAGCAGAGAACAAAACGGCGTGAAAGTACGTTTTGACTACGACAAGATGGAACAGCTAACAAGCATAAAAAATGAAGACAACGAAGCCTATTTTTTTGACCGAAACAAGGCTGGACATATCATAAAAGAAACCGCTTTTGACGGCATCGTAAAAAAAATCAACTGTAACTTGGTAGGTGAAATAACCCGAATAGACCACGGAAGCGGGAAGTATACCGAGTACGAACAGGATGCTTTGGGACGCATCACCAGAGCCGATTATCATGATGGTAGTTGGGAAACTTACACCTATAACAAAAACGGACTCTTAATAGAAGCCACTAACCAAAACGTGAGCATACGCTTAGAGCGAGATGCCAACGGACGCGTTGTACAGGAAACCCAAAAGCAAGCTTTAGATAAAGATGAGAATGCCATAATCCTTACCTCAACTTACAACGACTTAGGGCAGCGAATCAATATTAGCACTACATTGGGCGCTAACATAAACACCCATTATGACAAAAAAGGACAACTCGAGCGTATAGAAGCCCAAAGCAATGAACTCAAAGAGCAGCATAAGACTTGGGAGACCTCTCTAAAACGAGACGAATTGGGGCGTGAGATAGAGCGTTACGCCACAGGAGGGCTACACATAAAAACCAGCTATAATAGCAGTGGTAAGCAAAAAGAACAGGAAGTCTTTGCTAACGGCAAACGTACGGGCTCCCGTTATTACAACTGGGACACCAACCAGCAGCTGCGCAGTGCAGTAAACCAGCTTACCAAAAGTATGACCTATTTTGATTATGATGCGTTTGGTAATCTTGCCAGAGCTGATTACGATGGTAAAGGGGAATTATATAAAACCCCTGATGTAGTGGGGAATCTCTACAAAACCCATGACCGCAGCGACCGTACGTATGGCAAAGGGGGCAAACTGCTGAAAGACGAAAAATACTATTACAAATACGACGAACTAGGCAGCCTGATACACAAAAGTCCACGCGATATTAGTAAACCACTAGTTTTTGAGAAACCAACCAATATGTTTGATAAACTTATTGGTAATAAAGAAGAAGAAACAAGATTACAACAAGAGCACGAACAGTGGCAAAGCGGCGATACCACTTATACTTGGCTTGCCAACGGAATGCTCGAAAGCGTAACAAACCCTGATGGCAAAGTCGTGAGTTTTGAATACGATGCTTTAGGAAGACGCACCGCAAAAATTGCAAGCAAAGAAATAAATCGTTATGTTTGGGATGGCAACGTTCTTATTCACGAATGGAAGTATGACTTAAAGGATAGACCAAAACTCATCGTTGATGGTGATGATCTGGTCTATGACAAATCTGAACCAGTTGAAAAATTAATCACTTGGGTGTACGAAGGAGGAAGTTTTGTACCGAGTGCTAAGATTGTTGGAGATAATAAGTACAGTATTATAAATGATTACATTGGTCGTCCTGTACAGGCATATAATGAAACTGGTGAGTTAGTTTGGGAAACTGATTATGACATTTACGGTGGCTTACGAAACTTAAAAGGTGATAGAAGTTTTATACCTTTTAGACAATTGGGGCAATATGAAGATATAGAAACTAAGTTGTATTATAACCGTTTTAGGTATTATGATGCTAGTTCAGGATTGTATATTTCTCAAGACCCTATCGGATTGGCTGGAAATAACCCAAATTTTTACGCTTATGTAAAAGATAGTAATACAAGATTTGATGTTTTAGGACTAGACGAAATCGACATCACTATTATTAGACAAGATACAGATTTTGGCACTCGAAATCATTATAGATTAATTTATAATGATCCTAAAGGAAGGCAACAAATGACACATTTAACAATAGAAACGGTAGGTCGTAATGAAAGAATTGTAATCAAAAGTGGACCAAATACTAGAATATCTCTTGATGATATCGATACAGCAGACAAAAGAACAATAAAAGGTGTAAGTCGTAAATCATTAGATAACGCAATATCAAGAGCAACTAAAGAATTTAATGGTAAAGAATATAAACTTAATCAATATGATTGTTTTAGATATATTGAATCTATCATTAGGAAAGTAAATCCTAGTATATCAATAGAAGGGAAAACTAATTTTGAAAGGTTTAGTAATTTAGAAGGATGTAAATAA
- a CDS encoding dipeptide epimerase, translating to MKIIIRTFKLQLKHTFTISRESHDVQPTLIVELQSEGFSGLGEATSNPYYNITVDTMRANLEAIIPFIESHTDETPEDFWNGAFALLKHDMFALCALDMAYNDLYAKKKGKKLYELWGNSPLHNPKTDYTIGIDKIEKMVMKLKEMPWPIYKIKLGTKDDIAIVTELRKHTNARFRIDANCGWTVTETISNAIALKKLGVEFLEQPIKADQWAAHKEVYKHSVLPIIADESCIVEEDVAKCHNHFHGVNIKLVKCGGLTPARRMIAEAKHLGMKTMVGCMTESSVGISAIAHLLPELDYVDMDGALLLAEDIATGVTIKDGIIRYADSNGIGAVLKM from the coding sequence ATGAAAATCATTATTCGCACATTTAAATTACAGTTAAAACACACTTTTACGATTTCGAGAGAGTCTCATGATGTCCAACCAACACTGATTGTTGAATTACAAAGCGAAGGTTTTTCAGGACTTGGCGAAGCAACTTCGAATCCGTATTATAATATTACTGTAGATACGATGAGAGCGAATCTGGAAGCTATAATCCCTTTTATAGAATCACATACTGATGAAACTCCAGAGGATTTTTGGAATGGGGCTTTTGCTTTGTTAAAACATGATATGTTTGCATTATGCGCCTTGGACATGGCTTACAACGATTTGTATGCCAAGAAAAAAGGCAAAAAATTATACGAGTTATGGGGAAATTCTCCTTTGCACAATCCAAAAACTGATTACACCATTGGGATTGACAAAATAGAGAAAATGGTCATGAAGCTCAAAGAAATGCCTTGGCCTATTTATAAAATTAAATTGGGAACCAAAGACGACATTGCTATTGTTACCGAATTACGCAAACATACCAATGCCCGTTTTCGGATTGACGCTAATTGTGGTTGGACGGTTACCGAAACCATAAGTAATGCAATTGCATTAAAAAAACTGGGGGTCGAATTCCTCGAACAACCTATAAAAGCTGATCAATGGGCGGCTCACAAAGAAGTTTACAAACATTCTGTCTTACCAATTATTGCTGATGAAAGTTGTATTGTAGAAGAAGATGTTGCCAAATGTCATAATCATTTTCATGGAGTAAACATCAAACTAGTAAAATGTGGTGGACTTACCCCAGCTCGAAGAATGATTGCCGAGGCCAAACATTTAGGCATGAAAACAATGGTGGGTTGCATGACAGAATCCTCAGTTGGAATTTCGGCCATTGCACATTTATTGCCCGAATTAGATTATGTAGATATGGATGGCGCATTATTATTAGCCGAAGATATTGCCACTGGTGTTACCATAAAAGACGGAATCATACGCTACGCTGATTCCAACGGAATTGGTGCTGTATTAAAAATGTAA
- a CDS encoding leucine-rich repeat domain-containing protein, with protein sequence MKNFIKRIENQFDIEMIKSEEPIDFKNTYTTDEDGNITTLRLQGIPMNTLDFLLPISDNLEDLFLQDCEINTIKSISVFKQLKKLDLSINPLSNLEGIENLVNLQELDLSATDVDSDSKFANIQYLQNLCSLSLDYTEIKSIQGLEHLKKLKKLNLRKTKIISFEDIEELDNINHIDLTSCFDLDFNRLGLERMKNLEKLNLSCCIVESFEGLKKMTNLKQLLLNSASEIKKIEYLDDLKKLEVLDLSETEISKIEGLEGLSNLTMLNLATNNISKIEGIKNLKNLEYIDLRNNKFSVIEEDSFIGIEKECIVDIGFNDVIDYNIKNPKNIKIVYNHEGGGLNLEPLSFAFGDIENIEKYCKEIKEEYLNRIKGLGFSSSLTINDFSQRIM encoded by the coding sequence ATGAAAAATTTTATAAAAAGAATTGAGAATCAATTTGATATTGAAATGATCAAATCTGAAGAACCAATTGATTTCAAAAATACTTACACAACAGATGAAGATGGTAACATAACAACTTTACGTTTGCAAGGAATTCCAATGAATACTCTTGATTTTTTATTACCTATATCTGATAATTTAGAAGATTTATTTTTACAAGATTGTGAAATCAATACTATTAAAAGTATAAGCGTTTTTAAACAACTTAAAAAATTAGATTTAAGTATTAATCCATTATCAAATCTAGAAGGTATTGAAAACTTAGTGAATTTACAGGAATTAGATTTATCAGCTACTGATGTGGATTCTGATTCTAAATTTGCAAATATTCAATATCTTCAAAATTTATGTTCTTTAAGTTTAGATTATACTGAAATAAAATCCATTCAGGGTTTAGAACATCTAAAAAAACTGAAAAAATTAAATTTAAGAAAAACAAAAATCATAAGTTTTGAAGATATTGAAGAATTAGATAATATTAATCATATAGATCTTACTTCTTGCTTTGATTTGGATTTCAATAGATTAGGATTGGAAAGAATGAAAAATTTGGAAAAATTAAATTTAAGTTGTTGTATAGTAGAGTCATTTGAAGGACTAAAAAAAATGACTAATTTGAAACAGCTTTTGTTAAATAGCGCAAGTGAAATAAAAAAAATAGAATACTTAGATGATTTAAAAAAATTAGAAGTATTAGATTTAAGTGAAACAGAGATTTCAAAAATAGAAGGGTTGGAAGGATTAAGTAATCTCACAATGTTGAATCTTGCCACAAATAATATATCAAAGATAGAAGGGATTAAAAATTTAAAAAATCTAGAATATATCGATTTACGTAATAATAAGTTTTCTGTTATTGAGGAAGATAGTTTTATTGGAATTGAAAAAGAATGTATTGTAGATATTGGTTTTAATGATGTAATAGACTATAATATAAAAAATCCCAAAAACATTAAAATTGTTTATAATCATGAAGGCGGAGGACTTAATTTAGAACCTCTAAGTTTTGCTTTTGGTGATATAGAAAATATTGAAAAATATTGTAAAGAAATCAAAGAAGAATATTTAAATCGTATTAAAGGGTTGGGATTTTCCAGTTCTCTTACGATCAATGATTTTTCCCAAAGAATAATGTAG
- a CDS encoding ammonium transporter has protein sequence MRKIVLSVILITILVLSYCSNLFLINNPTNPTEVSNFNTGDIAWMLVASALVLLMTPGLGFFYGGMVGKKNVISTMLQSFMAMIIVTVIWVVIGFGLSFGPSIGGFIGNPLPNLFFQGVGTGTSWGLAPTIPFLLFALFQAKFAIITPAIVTGAFAERIRFWAYMLFMVLFILFVYTPLAHMTWHPKGILFNLGVLDFAGGTVVHMSAGWAALAGAMFLGKRKVPKANPARITYVLLGTGLLWFGWFGFNAGSAMGANGLAAQALGTTTVAAAAASMAWVFLDKIMGHKLSAMGACIGAVVGLVAITPAAGYVSIPHAITIGILSSIVSNIIVSKFPKGKIDDALDVFACHGVGGMVGMLLTGVFASGAVYPGLVAKGGAGQGLIFGETNLFIHQLTALIIVSVFAFSMSYILFYVVNKITPLRVTEEKEELGLDISQHGEFL, from the coding sequence ATGCGTAAAATAGTTTTAAGTGTGATTCTTATCACGATTTTGGTTCTATCCTATTGTTCTAATTTATTTTTAATCAACAACCCAACAAACCCTACTGAAGTTTCAAATTTCAATACTGGCGACATAGCCTGGATGCTGGTTGCTTCGGCATTAGTATTGTTGATGACTCCCGGATTAGGTTTTTTTTACGGAGGCATGGTCGGCAAAAAAAATGTCATCAGTACCATGCTACAAAGTTTCATGGCCATGATAATAGTAACCGTAATATGGGTTGTCATTGGCTTCGGGTTATCATTTGGTCCTTCTATAGGAGGCTTTATAGGAAATCCGCTCCCGAATTTATTTTTTCAAGGTGTAGGAACGGGAACTTCATGGGGATTGGCACCTACAATTCCATTTTTACTATTCGCATTGTTTCAAGCTAAATTTGCCATTATAACACCCGCTATTGTTACAGGTGCTTTTGCAGAACGAATCCGTTTTTGGGCTTATATGCTATTTATGGTATTGTTTATATTATTTGTATACACACCTTTAGCCCACATGACCTGGCATCCAAAAGGAATATTATTCAATTTAGGTGTCTTGGATTTTGCCGGTGGAACCGTAGTCCATATGAGTGCCGGTTGGGCAGCTCTTGCAGGAGCTATGTTTCTTGGAAAACGTAAAGTTCCTAAAGCAAACCCAGCGCGTATTACTTATGTATTATTGGGAACCGGATTATTATGGTTTGGCTGGTTTGGTTTTAATGCAGGATCCGCAATGGGTGCCAACGGTCTTGCCGCACAAGCATTAGGAACCACCACCGTAGCTGCCGCTGCTGCCTCTATGGCTTGGGTGTTTCTTGATAAAATTATGGGACATAAACTTTCAGCAATGGGAGCTTGTATTGGAGCCGTTGTAGGACTGGTAGCCATCACACCAGCAGCCGGATATGTTAGCATTCCACACGCCATAACCATAGGAATACTAAGCAGCATTGTAAGCAACATAATAGTGAGTAAATTCCCTAAAGGAAAAATAGACGATGCATTAGACGTATTTGCCTGTCATGGTGTTGGCGGAATGGTAGGAATGCTTTTAACCGGAGTATTTGCATCTGGTGCCGTTTATCCCGGTTTAGTTGCCAAAGGAGGTGCTGGACAAGGTCTTATTTTTGGAGAAACCAACCTTTTTATTCATCAATTAACCGCCTTGATAATCGTTTCCGTATTTGCTTTTAGCATGTCGTATATTTTATTCTATGTTGTAAACAAAATTACGCCATTAAGGGTAACCGAAGAAAAAGAAGAACTAGGATTAGACATTTCTCAGCACGGAGAATTTTTATAA
- a CDS encoding aminotransferase class I/II-fold pyridoxal phosphate-dependent enzyme, whose translation MKVTEIPNRIISLEGEEHLYFGGTNYLGVTTLPEFQTILLASLQKWGTGYGSSRSANIQLEVYKKAEDLLAKQIGTEATVTISSGMLAGKLALELLQQTTDLVFHFPNTHPALLHPFSLPLLQNEKLNPFLFDPTVSKIGIVADAIPSLEVTPIDLSILLEIPKDKEITLILDESHSIGILGEQGHGVLNQYQLPNVYRKISIASLGKAFGLTGGIIASDSDFITELKQQQNFIGASGMNPAFLETYINAQELYESQRQKLQLNLSYVENHLIPNTEFTFVKEYPAIYFDNNDLLYLLLENKIIPTSFPYPTASGKLSRIVISAHHTKEDLDALVKQLNIFTNQSTNFDGDIRFVL comes from the coding sequence ATGAAAGTAACTGAGATTCCTAATCGAATAATTTCCCTTGAAGGTGAAGAACACCTTTACTTTGGTGGAACCAATTATTTGGGAGTCACTACCCTGCCCGAGTTTCAAACCATTTTATTGGCAAGTTTGCAAAAATGGGGAACTGGTTACGGAAGTTCCCGTTCAGCTAACATCCAGTTGGAGGTTTACAAAAAGGCCGAGGATCTGTTGGCAAAACAAATAGGAACTGAAGCTACAGTTACCATTTCCTCTGGTATGCTAGCCGGTAAACTAGCATTAGAATTATTGCAGCAAACAACAGATTTAGTTTTTCATTTCCCCAACACTCATCCCGCTTTACTGCACCCCTTTTCTTTGCCTCTACTTCAAAACGAAAAATTAAATCCTTTTCTTTTTGACCCTACAGTTTCTAAAATTGGAATTGTAGCAGATGCCATCCCATCTCTAGAAGTTACCCCAATTGATTTAAGTATTTTACTTGAAATTCCAAAGGATAAAGAAATCACCTTGATTCTGGATGAATCCCATAGTATCGGAATATTGGGTGAGCAAGGTCATGGGGTACTTAATCAATACCAACTCCCAAATGTGTATCGAAAAATAAGCATTGCTTCACTAGGAAAAGCTTTCGGACTTACGGGTGGTATTATTGCCAGTGATTCGGATTTTATAACCGAATTAAAGCAACAACAAAATTTTATAGGAGCCTCAGGAATGAACCCTGCTTTTTTAGAAACCTATATAAACGCACAAGAACTTTACGAATCACAAAGACAAAAACTACAACTCAATTTATCCTACGTAGAAAATCATTTAATTCCTAATACTGAATTTACATTTGTTAAAGAATATCCAGCTATTTATTTTGACAACAATGACCTCCTGTATTTATTACTGGAAAACAAAATCATTCCAACCTCATTCCCTTACCCAACAGCTTCAGGAAAACTAAGCCGAATTGTAATTAGCGCACACCATACAAAAGAAGATTTGGATGCACTTGTAAAACAATTGAATATTTTTACGAATCAATCAACTAATTTTGATGGAGATATTAGATTTGTTCTATAA
- a CDS encoding aspartate/glutamate racemase family protein, whose amino-acid sequence MKKIGLVGGISWVSTMDYYKFINEGVNSKLGGLNFAECVIYSLNFGDIQAKSWDNSFELLLNACDSLKKSGVDSIVLCANTAHLFADKLQEKIKLPIIHIGTETAKAINKQGLKKVGLLGTKFTMEMDFYRNKLEEYSLEVIIPEKQETRDYIQHTLKEELGIGLINPKTKSNYIAIAKELINSGAECIILGCTEIPMLINQDDFAVPIFDTTKIHSQAIVEYIVS is encoded by the coding sequence ATGAAAAAGATTGGATTAGTGGGTGGAATAAGTTGGGTATCAACAATGGATTATTATAAGTTTATAAATGAAGGTGTAAATTCAAAATTAGGTGGTTTAAATTTTGCGGAATGTGTCATTTATTCTTTAAACTTTGGAGACATTCAAGCCAAAAGCTGGGACAATTCTTTTGAACTATTATTGAATGCTTGTGATAGCTTGAAAAAAAGCGGAGTAGACAGCATCGTTTTGTGTGCAAATACTGCACATCTCTTTGCAGACAAACTTCAAGAAAAAATCAAATTGCCAATTATTCATATTGGAACAGAAACTGCAAAAGCCATAAATAAACAAGGGCTTAAAAAAGTAGGTCTTTTGGGGACAAAGTTCACAATGGAAATGGACTTTTATAGAAACAAACTTGAAGAGTATAGTCTCGAAGTTATAATACCAGAAAAACAAGAAACCAGAGATTACATTCAACACACACTAAAAGAAGAATTAGGAATTGGTCTTATCAACCCTAAAACCAAATCAAATTACATCGCTATTGCAAAAGAGCTGATTAACTCTGGAGCTGAATGCATTATTTTAGGCTGCACAGAAATACCAATGCTAATAAACCAAGATGACTTTGCAGTACCCATTTTTGACACAACAAAAATACATTCCCAAGCAATTGTGGAATATATAGTTTCCTAA
- a CDS encoding GNAT family N-acetyltransferase translates to MTKTKQPIDHEFLNQLTFEPLSKNNWAKFVQLFGNKGACGNCWCMSFRLKKQDFDEGKSNNGNKTAMKELVWSDKPTGILGFYEGQPIAWCAFAPREDFLKLENSRVHKRIDNKAVWSIPCFFIDKNFRRLGVSVELLKAVAKYAQHEKIKIIEAYPTIPTQEKLPDAFAWIGLYKSFDRAGFTIVDRTSKNRPMVRFYTDK, encoded by the coding sequence ATGACAAAAACAAAACAACCCATAGACCATGAGTTTTTGAACCAACTGACTTTTGAACCATTATCAAAAAACAACTGGGCTAAATTTGTTCAGCTTTTTGGCAACAAAGGCGCTTGTGGCAACTGTTGGTGCATGTCATTTAGACTCAAAAAACAAGATTTTGACGAAGGCAAATCAAATAATGGCAACAAAACTGCTATGAAAGAACTTGTTTGGAGCGATAAACCAACTGGGATTCTTGGTTTTTATGAAGGACAACCCATCGCTTGGTGTGCATTTGCTCCACGCGAAGATTTCTTAAAGCTTGAAAACTCCAGAGTTCACAAACGAATTGATAACAAAGCGGTTTGGTCAATCCCCTGCTTTTTTATTGACAAAAATTTTAGAAGATTAGGTGTTTCTGTCGAACTCTTAAAAGCTGTTGCCAAATATGCACAACATGAAAAAATAAAAATCATAGAAGCATACCCAACCATCCCAACACAAGAAAAACTTCCTGACGCATTTGCCTGGATTGGACTGTATAAATCTTTTGACCGTGCCGGTTTTACAATTGTAGACAGAACCTCAAAAAACAGACCTATGGTTCGCTTTTATACAGATAAATAA